The Thiovulum sp. ES genome includes a region encoding these proteins:
- a CDS encoding Septum formation topological specificity factor MinE (PFAM: Septum formation topological specificity factor MinE~TIGRFAM: cell division topological specificity factor MinE) produces MNLFEKWFGKADESSAEKAKERLRLVLAHERTTTSFPFMDELRRDMIEVIQKYMKVEDISIKKDQNRNMNMDLLEVEVSVGKNVKKDNPES; encoded by the coding sequence ATGAATCTTTTTGAGAAATGGTTTGGCAAGGCGGATGAGTCCTCTGCGGAAAAAGCTAAGGAGAGACTAAGACTTGTTTTGGCTCATGAAAGAACCACAACAAGTTTCCCGTTTATGGACGAATTGCGGAGAGATATGATTGAAGTGATTCAGAAATATATGAAAGTTGAAGATATTAGTATTAAGAAAGACCAAAATCGAAATATGAATATGGATTTACTAGAAGTAGAAGTTTCTGTTGGAAAAAATGTCAAAAAAGATAATCCTGAGTCTTAG
- a CDS encoding hypothetical protein (TIGRFAM: FimV C-terminal domain) produces MKKTLTAIILFSTFLFSSTFEEGKKYFDEKKFNEAFKVFSELSKVGDTNPDLDFYLGRSAFQVGEFKEALFAFERVLIEAEDQKKINRTKLELARTHQQLGEKESAKALLNEVLMSNPPKPVQINIKKLLSSLEKKEEKALSVSLFAQILGGYEENVNSQPDIEDLRDFQGISDLDSDSVDSSFVATTIALFSNYKLSEIFAIQGSVFGYFQKYSEDEDYDISSVSAQVSPVLFIDGYKFEMPMRYSTVTYGGEDLLSSFTYGVKASTSLSKQLGASVFANLKVKDMENETTSIDDSMTTQLGISLNINSKSNSGFLRISIDDEVSDDDLAKSTDLTNKTIYTLQAKDTLKSVVEKIDISGLYTFRYTDYENYIAQKDASTTDGTATVTQHTFGVDVKREMMKNVTLSLSGKYIINDSNNVPFEYSKYIFNFGLEYLY; encoded by the coding sequence ATGAAAAAAACATTAACAGCAATTATTCTGTTTTCAACTTTTCTCTTTTCTTCAACATTTGAAGAGGGAAAAAAATATTTTGATGAAAAAAAGTTCAATGAAGCTTTTAAAGTATTTTCAGAACTTTCAAAAGTTGGAGATACAAATCCAGATTTAGATTTCTATTTAGGTCGTTCAGCTTTTCAGGTTGGGGAATTTAAAGAGGCACTTTTTGCTTTTGAAAGAGTTTTGATTGAGGCAGAAGATCAAAAAAAGATAAATCGAACAAAATTAGAACTTGCAAGAACTCATCAACAACTTGGTGAAAAAGAGAGTGCAAAAGCTCTTTTAAACGAAGTTTTGATGTCAAATCCACCAAAACCTGTCCAGATAAATATCAAAAAATTACTATCTTCACTTGAGAAAAAAGAGGAAAAAGCTCTAAGTGTTTCACTTTTCGCACAAATTCTTGGCGGATATGAGGAAAATGTAAATTCGCAACCAGATATTGAAGATTTGAGAGATTTTCAAGGAATTTCAGATTTGGACAGCGACTCTGTTGATAGTTCATTTGTTGCAACAACTATTGCTCTTTTCTCAAACTACAAACTTTCTGAAATTTTTGCAATTCAGGGTTCTGTTTTTGGATACTTTCAAAAATATTCTGAAGATGAAGATTATGATATAAGTTCGGTTTCTGCTCAAGTTTCGCCAGTTCTATTTATAGATGGATATAAATTTGAGATGCCAATGAGATACAGCACAGTAACTTACGGTGGTGAAGACCTTCTATCCTCTTTTACTTACGGAGTCAAAGCTTCAACTTCACTTTCAAAACAGTTAGGTGCTTCAGTTTTTGCAAACCTAAAAGTCAAAGATATGGAAAACGAGACAACTTCAATTGACGATTCAATGACAACACAACTCGGAATTAGTTTAAATATTAATAGCAAGAGCAATAGTGGTTTTTTACGAATTTCAATTGACGATGAGGTCTCTGATGATGATTTGGCAAAAAGCACAGATTTGACAAACAAAACAATTTACACTTTACAAGCAAAAGATACTTTAAAAAGTGTTGTTGAAAAAATTGATATTTCTGGACTTTATACTTTTAGATACACAGATTATGAGAATTATATTGCACAAAAAGATGCATCAACAACTGACGGAACAGCAACAGTTACTCAACACACTTTTGGAGTTGATGTTAAAAGAGAGATGATGAAAAATGTAACTCTTTCTCTTTCAGGAAAATATATTATTAACGACTCAAACAATGTGCCGTTTGAATACTCAAAATATATTTTTAACTTTGGATTAGAGTATCTTTATTAG
- a CDS encoding putative amidohydrolase (PFAM: Carbon-nitrogen hydrolase) gives MKVLIAQYKPSLSKKNNLKKHLEILEETPKDTDVVIFPELSLNGYYLQDKVVEDFWTIEELDEIADLSKDFDIIVGAVLKEGKNFYNSAIYFWGGKVLHIHRKFKLPNYGLFEESRFFAKGDLIDSFHSPFGKSVMLVCEDLWSGETIGKLEKIDPDIIFVVSNSPTRGFTDDGNLEIVSQWRSILKTTAILVKSKIIFVNRVGFEDGLGFWGGSRIISENGETLQKLELFEETFQAFGNL, from the coding sequence TTGAAAGTTTTAATTGCACAATATAAACCTAGTTTATCAAAAAAGAATAATTTAAAAAAGCACTTAGAAATTTTGGAGGAGACTCCAAAAGATACTGATGTGGTAATTTTTCCTGAGCTTTCACTAAATGGCTACTATTTGCAAGATAAAGTTGTGGAAGATTTTTGGACGATAGAGGAGCTTGATGAAATTGCTGATCTCTCAAAAGATTTTGACATTATTGTTGGTGCTGTTCTGAAAGAGGGAAAAAATTTCTACAACTCCGCAATATATTTTTGGGGCGGAAAAGTTTTACACATTCACCGAAAATTTAAATTGCCAAATTACGGACTTTTTGAAGAGAGCAGGTTTTTTGCAAAGGGCGACCTCATCGACTCTTTTCACTCTCCATTTGGAAAAAGTGTAATGCTTGTTTGTGAAGATTTATGGAGCGGAGAGACAATTGGAAAATTGGAAAAAATTGATCCTGATATTATTTTTGTTGTCTCAAACTCCCCGACTCGTGGTTTTACAGACGATGGAAATTTAGAAATTGTCTCTCAATGGCGGTCTATTTTAAAAACAACCGCAATTCTTGTTAAAAGCAAAATTATTTTTGTAAATCGAGTCGGTTTTGAAGATGGTCTCGGTTTTTGGGGAGGTAGCAGAATTATTTCTGAAAACGGCGAAACTCTTCAAAAATTAGAACTCTTTGAAGAGACTTTTCAAGCTTTTGGAAATCTGTAA
- a CDS encoding diguanylate cyclase (GGDEF) domain-containing protein (PFAM: GGDEF domain~TIGRFAM: diguanylate cyclase (GGDEF) domain) — MNISDLTRKTIQLITSSGKSITPLIFFDTFCREARRNRLVIEDCGLINQYINKLDNEFKKEIQNYNIRTIQEFLSYLTSALNRMNQNHLANRHNSLFELTKAITKVVTNIDNQELSALSGRTDALLNRGHSPESLDDMRKEWLRFSSSYNWSKNREQLSRYIPIEKEDDLDSIIGKLIPILENAGGVDSENANHRKLVELLYNGMKPALSALDNNEVLELYKELRADESKMFDPETQNRIAKLQSERVKADQDSEKDVLNKTGRVISNLSKELDKDKGDDSEILDDVSDIEKEVKNPEAEKNSLFSKLSGKIDNLKKKTSSLFGKLKNYRNAIETAKDDFNKLVDEVASRKLRMDKDPITGLGTEESINRVGENLDKKFEKTGENFSVIVVDIDNFRGTCDRYGNDAGDLILKYFSKILKSYISVGDSTARYGEDEFIITLPNLGIDESRDFAEKFHEKVKHTKFLYKDERVNITFSAGISERKGGKDFFAVLENSKKLMKEAKRLGKDRIEG, encoded by the coding sequence TTGAATATTTCAGATTTAACCAGAAAAACAATTCAACTTATAACAAGTAGCGGAAAAAGTATTACACCACTAATTTTCTTTGATACATTTTGTCGAGAAGCGAGACGAAATAGACTTGTTATTGAAGATTGTGGATTAATAAATCAATACATTAATAAACTCGACAATGAGTTTAAAAAAGAGATTCAAAACTATAATATAAGAACAATTCAGGAATTTTTAAGCTATTTAACCTCGGCATTAAATCGAATGAATCAAAATCATCTTGCAAACCGACACAACTCACTTTTTGAACTGACAAAAGCGATTACAAAAGTTGTAACAAATATTGATAATCAAGAGCTTTCGGCACTTTCTGGACGAACAGATGCACTTTTAAATCGGGGACATTCACCAGAGAGTCTTGATGATATGAGAAAGGAGTGGTTGAGATTTTCATCAAGTTACAACTGGTCAAAAAACCGTGAGCAACTTTCAAGATATATTCCAATTGAGAAAGAGGATGATTTGGATTCTATTATTGGGAAATTGATTCCAATTCTTGAGAATGCGGGTGGAGTTGATTCTGAAAATGCAAATCACAGAAAACTTGTTGAACTACTTTACAACGGGATGAAACCAGCACTTTCAGCTCTTGACAATAATGAGGTACTTGAACTTTATAAAGAGTTACGAGCGGATGAGTCAAAGATGTTTGATCCAGAGACTCAAAACAGAATTGCAAAATTACAGAGTGAAAGGGTGAAAGCGGATCAAGACAGTGAAAAAGATGTTTTAAATAAAACGGGTCGTGTAATTTCAAATCTGTCAAAAGAGTTGGACAAAGACAAGGGCGATGATTCTGAAATTTTAGACGATGTGAGTGATATTGAGAAAGAAGTTAAAAATCCTGAAGCGGAAAAAAATTCACTGTTCTCAAAATTATCTGGAAAAATTGATAATTTGAAAAAGAAGACCTCATCGCTATTTGGGAAGTTGAAAAATTACAGAAATGCAATCGAGACAGCAAAAGATGATTTTAATAAATTGGTCGATGAGGTCGCAAGTCGAAAATTAAGAATGGACAAAGACCCAATTACTGGACTTGGAACAGAAGAGAGCATAAATAGAGTTGGAGAAAATCTTGATAAAAAGTTTGAAAAAACTGGTGAAAACTTCTCTGTTATTGTTGTTGATATTGATAATTTCCGTGGAACTTGCGACAGATATGGAAATGATGCAGGGGATTTGATTTTAAAATATTTCTCAAAAATTCTCAAAAGCTATATTTCAGTTGGTGATAGCACAGCAAGATATGGTGAAGATGAATTTATTATCACTCTGCCAAATCTTGGAATTGATGAATCAAGAGATTTCGCTGAAAAATTTCATGAAAAAGTTAAACACACAAAATTCCTTTACAAAGATGAGCGGGTAAATATCACTTTTAGTGCTGGAATTTCAGAGCGAAAAGGCGGAAAAGATTTCTTCGCAGTTCTTGAAAATTCTAAAAAGTTGATGAAAGAGGCAAAAAGACTCGGAAAAGATAGAATCGAGGGTTAG
- a CDS encoding Septum site-determining protein MinD (PFAM: CobQ/CobB/MinD/ParA nucleotide binding domain~TIGRFAM: septum site-determining protein MinD), with the protein MGTVITVTSGKGGVGKSTVTANLSVGLADAGKKVVAIDFDIGLRNLDMILGLENRIVYDVIDVMDEKCKISQALINDKFSKNLFFLPASQTKDKTVLDKDKVKKLIDELKEEFEYIIIDSPAGIEGGFEHAILAADRAIIISTPEVSSVRDADRVIGIIDAKSLKSQVGGEVEKHIIVNRLKPELVEKGDMLAIADVTNILALPLIGVVPDDERVVASTNTGEPVIRRKETLSGQAFGNIVKRILGQDVEFLNLSPENRFLSIIKRWFS; encoded by the coding sequence ATGGGGACTGTAATAACAGTTACAAGTGGTAAGGGTGGTGTTGGAAAATCCACTGTAACAGCAAATCTTTCTGTTGGTCTTGCAGATGCAGGAAAAAAAGTTGTTGCAATTGATTTTGATATTGGACTCCGAAATCTTGACATGATTTTAGGGCTTGAAAATAGGATCGTCTATGATGTTATTGATGTTATGGATGAAAAATGTAAAATTTCTCAAGCTCTTATAAATGATAAATTTAGCAAAAATCTATTTTTTCTTCCTGCTTCTCAAACAAAAGATAAGACAGTTCTTGATAAAGATAAAGTTAAAAAATTAATCGATGAGTTAAAAGAGGAGTTTGAGTATATTATTATAGATTCTCCTGCTGGAATTGAGGGCGGTTTTGAACATGCAATTCTTGCTGCGGATAGAGCTATTATAATTTCAACTCCAGAAGTTTCTTCAGTTCGTGATGCTGATAGAGTTATTGGAATTATTGATGCTAAATCACTAAAATCACAAGTTGGTGGAGAAGTTGAAAAGCATATTATCGTAAATAGACTAAAACCTGAACTTGTTGAAAAAGGTGATATGTTAGCAATTGCTGATGTAACAAATATTCTAGCACTTCCACTTATTGGTGTTGTTCCTGATGATGAACGAGTTGTTGCTTCCACAAATACAGGAGAACCTGTTATTCGACGAAAAGAGACTCTTTCTGGTCAAGCATTCGGAAATATTGTCAAAAGAATTCTCGGTCAAGATGTTGAATTTTTAAATTTGTCCCCTGAAAATAGATTCCTTTCAATTATTAAAAGGTGGTTTTCATGA
- a CDS encoding hypothetical protein (PFAM: Divergent polysaccharide deacetylase), with protein MSKKIILSLSLIPIIFVLFIFYIINDLSANVDDELNDIGVLEERKVSEFGYKEQRNHLSEIRDLYSNLEEELAEDEEKKDELISIPKKNQASEEHIVEVKEETPVQDELVEKERSLPKLAIIIDDVAIERQAKKILSLEYKITPSFFPSDSNHPHTYKFAKKEDVFMLHLPLEAKNFSAEEIGTLHVGDSEEKIRNRIETIIKDFPNLKFLNNHTGSKFTSNRESMEILMKILKEKDLVFVDSVTIGSTVVGKIGREMGMTTLRRDIFLDNIATVSSIQKQLKKAVAIAKKKGYAIAIGHPHRATMKALSNSQEILKDVEVVHISEIFEMKRSEI; from the coding sequence ATGTCAAAAAAGATAATCCTGAGTCTTAGTTTAATACCAATTATATTTGTTCTTTTCATCTTTTATATAATCAACGACCTCAGTGCAAATGTTGATGATGAATTGAATGATATTGGAGTTTTGGAGGAGCGAAAAGTTAGTGAATTTGGCTATAAAGAGCAGAGAAATCACCTCTCGGAAATTCGTGATCTTTACAGCAATTTGGAAGAGGAATTAGCAGAAGATGAAGAGAAAAAAGATGAACTAATCTCTATTCCTAAAAAAAATCAAGCTTCAGAAGAACATATTGTTGAAGTTAAAGAAGAGACTCCTGTTCAGGATGAACTTGTTGAAAAAGAGAGATCTCTTCCAAAACTAGCAATTATTATTGATGATGTAGCAATTGAGAGACAAGCAAAAAAAATTTTAAGTTTAGAATATAAAATTACCCCATCTTTTTTTCCATCAGATTCAAATCATCCACACACATATAAATTTGCAAAAAAAGAGGATGTTTTTATGCTACATCTCCCTTTAGAAGCAAAAAATTTTAGTGCTGAAGAGATTGGAACTCTACATGTTGGGGATTCTGAAGAGAAAATCAGAAACAGAATAGAGACAATTATAAAAGATTTTCCAAATCTAAAATTTCTGAATAATCACACAGGTAGTAAATTTACATCAAATAGAGAATCTATGGAAATTTTGATGAAAATTTTAAAAGAGAAAGACTTGGTTTTTGTTGATAGTGTTACGATTGGTAGCACAGTTGTTGGAAAAATTGGTCGAGAAATGGGAATGACTACACTGCGAAGGGATATTTTTTTAGACAATATTGCAACAGTTTCATCTATTCAAAAACAGCTAAAAAAGGCAGTCGCAATTGCAAAGAAAAAAGGGTATGCTATTGCAATTGGGCATCCGCATAGAGCAACTATGAAAGCATTATCAAACTCACAAGAGATTTTAAAAGATGTTGAAGTTGTTCATATTAGCGAGATTTTTGAGATGAAACGGAGCGAAATTTGA
- a CDS encoding putative membrane protein (PFAM: Domain of unknown function (DUF697)~TIGRFAM: TIGR01620 family protein) gives MENVSMSFSVNSANDGSRAEKETLFQKTAIESEKILEWRKGFGKFTLFLISLTLLVLISIIADSVIFAGELFEASALFGYFYVAIISLVLYLVGSFVYSEIVNYLSLKNIDSIRAESSNIHNIDKFKSEILGIYGISNFSTVGLSKMEVVQKIDDEVLSPLDREAEKVIFKYAKENALATAISPIALFDFMFILWRDVRMLNEISSIYGVKAGFVGNLFIMRRVLEQLIFIGVAEFTEEAISGIAGHSIFSKFSASAGEGIGHGILTLRVGFATVQSVRPIENRTSRKGFVGRFIKSLSPFSKKDS, from the coding sequence ATGGAAAATGTAAGCATGAGTTTTTCAGTAAATTCAGCAAACGATGGAAGTAGGGCAGAAAAAGAGACTCTTTTTCAAAAGACAGCAATAGAGAGTGAAAAGATTTTAGAGTGGAGAAAAGGCTTTGGAAAATTTACACTTTTTCTGATTTCATTAACTCTCTTAGTTTTGATTTCAATTATCGCAGACAGTGTTATTTTTGCGGGTGAGCTTTTTGAAGCTTCAGCACTCTTTGGATATTTTTATGTTGCGATAATTTCACTTGTTTTATATCTTGTTGGAAGTTTTGTCTATTCCGAAATTGTGAATTATCTTTCACTTAAAAATATTGACTCTATTCGGGCAGAGAGTTCAAATATTCATAATATTGATAAATTTAAGAGCGAAATTCTAGGAATTTACGGGATTTCAAACTTTTCAACAGTTGGTTTAAGCAAAATGGAAGTTGTGCAAAAAATTGACGATGAGGTCTTGAGTCCGCTTGATAGAGAGGCTGAAAAAGTGATTTTTAAATATGCAAAAGAGAATGCACTTGCTACGGCGATTTCACCAATTGCACTTTTTGACTTTATGTTTATTCTCTGGAGAGATGTAAGAATGCTAAATGAAATCTCTTCAATTTATGGTGTAAAAGCTGGATTTGTCGGAAATCTTTTTATCATGAGACGAGTTTTAGAGCAACTGATTTTTATCGGAGTTGCGGAATTTACAGAAGAGGCGATTAGCGGAATTGCGGGACACTCAATCTTCTCAAAATTCTCAGCTAGTGCGGGTGAAGGAATTGGACACGGAATTTTAACTTTGCGAGTCGGTTTTGCAACAGTTCAATCAGTCCGACCAATTGAAAATAGAACTTCACGAAAAGGTTTTGTTGGTCGTTTCATCAAATCTCTTTCACCATTTTCAAAAAAAGATAGCTAA
- a CDS encoding ornithine carbamoyltransferase (PFAM: Aspartate/ornithine carbamoyltransferase, carbamoyl-P binding domain; Aspartate/ornithine carbamoyltransferase, Asp/Orn binding domain~TIGRFAM: ornithine carbamoyltransferase), producing MKSFLSFENYTKAEILEIISLSQQIKMERSKGVNIPHLQQKVLGMIFEKSSTRTRVSFESGIFQLGGHGIFLSSRDIQMGRGEPISDTSKVISSMTDLLMIRTFEHEKIVQFEKNSSVPVINGLTDSCHPIQILADYLTMLESGIEKPEIAYVGDGNNIANSLIMFSAKMGFKISVATPKGYEPDNELIQKSIAFAIESGGEIILTNSPEEAIVNSNVVITDTWVSMGDEDEKEQRLKDFSGFEIDANLFSKSAENSIFLHCLPAYRGLEVSAEVIDGERSRIFEEAENRLHAQKGLMVWLSQQNR from the coding sequence TTGAAAAGTTTTCTCTCTTTTGAGAATTACACTAAAGCGGAGATTTTAGAAATTATCTCCCTCTCTCAACAAATTAAAATGGAGAGATCAAAAGGGGTAAATATCCCTCACCTGCAACAAAAAGTTCTCGGAATGATTTTTGAAAAAAGTAGCACTCGAACTCGAGTCTCTTTTGAAAGCGGTATTTTTCAACTTGGTGGTCACGGAATTTTTCTTTCAAGTCGCGATATTCAAATGGGTCGAGGAGAACCAATTTCTGACACTTCCAAAGTTATTAGTTCCATGACAGATTTGCTTATGATTCGAACTTTTGAACATGAAAAAATTGTCCAGTTTGAAAAAAATTCTTCTGTTCCCGTTATTAACGGTTTGACAGATTCTTGCCATCCTATTCAAATCCTTGCCGACTACCTAACAATGCTTGAGAGTGGGATTGAGAAACCAGAAATTGCTTATGTTGGTGATGGAAATAATATTGCAAATAGTCTTATTATGTTTTCTGCAAAAATGGGCTTCAAGATTTCTGTTGCAACTCCAAAAGGTTACGAACCAGATAATGAACTTATACAAAAAAGTATAGCTTTTGCAATTGAGAGTGGTGGCGAAATTATTCTGACAAACTCTCCTGAAGAAGCAATTGTAAATTCAAATGTTGTTATTACAGATACTTGGGTTTCAATGGGCGATGAAGACGAGAAAGAGCAGAGATTAAAAGATTTTAGTGGATTTGAAATTGATGCAAACCTTTTCTCTAAAAGTGCGGAAAACTCTATTTTTCTCCACTGTCTTCCAGCTTATCGAGGATTGGAAGTTTCTGCGGAAGTTATTGATGGTGAAAGAAGTCGGATTTTTGAAGAAGCTGAAAATAGGTTACATGCTCAAAAAGGCTTAATGGTTTGGCTTTCTCAACAAAATCGATAG
- a CDS encoding pyridoxal phosphate biosynthesis protein (PFAM: Pyridoxal phosphate biosynthetic protein PdxA~TIGRFAM: 4-hydroxythreonine-4-phosphate dehydrogenase) — MKRKIAISIGDLNGVGFEIALKSHDIIATDFQPIYFLSREMAEQGAEILKTELPKDFQTFDFDKSFEIQKGKISAESGKYSFDSFKNGVDFVKNGGAEAIVTLPISKEAWHLAGIRYSGHTDALRDFFKADAIMMMGTPEMYVLLFTEHIPLKKVIENIKTEKLEQFLENVISEIGKDEKIGVLGVNPHAGDGGVLGDEESEIYKAINSVNSKIAKNVFSNPLVPDVAFTKSMRSQYRFFVAMYHDQGLAPLKALYFDEVINVSLNLPIRRVSVGHGTAFDIAYKGIANNKSYLNSIAYLK; from the coding sequence TTGAAAAGAAAGATTGCAATTTCAATCGGAGACTTAAATGGAGTTGGGTTTGAAATTGCTCTCAAATCCCACGACATCATCGCAACAGATTTTCAGCCTATCTATTTTCTCTCTCGGGAAATGGCTGAACAAGGTGCGGAAATTCTCAAAACAGAACTCCCAAAAGATTTTCAAACATTTGATTTTGACAAAAGTTTTGAAATCCAAAAAGGAAAAATTTCTGCGGAAAGTGGAAAATACTCGTTTGATTCTTTTAAAAATGGTGTGGATTTTGTCAAAAACGGCGGAGCTGAAGCAATTGTTACACTTCCAATTAGTAAAGAAGCTTGGCATTTAGCGGGAATACGATATTCTGGACACACCGATGCACTTCGGGACTTTTTTAAAGCTGATGCAATTATGATGATGGGAACTCCAGAAATGTATGTTTTGTTATTCACGGAACATATTCCGCTTAAAAAAGTGATCGAAAATATTAAAACTGAAAAACTTGAACAATTTTTAGAAAATGTGATTTCTGAAATTGGAAAAGATGAAAAAATTGGAGTTTTGGGAGTAAATCCACATGCGGGAGACGGTGGAGTTTTAGGCGATGAAGAGAGTGAAATTTATAAGGCTATAAATTCTGTAAATAGTAAAATTGCTAAAAATGTTTTCTCAAATCCACTTGTTCCCGATGTCGCATTTACAAAAAGCATGAGAAGTCAATATCGATTTTTTGTAGCGATGTATCACGACCAAGGTTTAGCTCCACTTAAAGCTCTCTATTTCGATGAGGTCATAAATGTATCCCTAAACCTACCAATTCGCCGAGTCTCTGTCGGACATGGAACAGCTTTTGATATTGCATACAAGGGTATTGCGAACAACAAAAGCTATCTAAATTCAATCGCATATTTAAAGTGA
- a CDS encoding TPR repeat-containing protein (PFAM: Sel1 repeat): MSHNEAEKFYADGNFAGAFSIYENLAKNGDPKAQTSLGYLYQNGEGVEQSFEKAKMWYEEAVKVEYPFALFNLGVLYSNGTGVEKDEKIAFGLFLKSAILEVPHAQFEVGYLLENGIGCDQNYSESAFWYEESAKRGNIEAFNNLGVLYRDGLGVEQNHQKSAHLFKRSADMGNSSAMYNLGFCYDNGLGVEQDHDKALENLRKSAQLGNGKAHEMLQKLRDTGEFAF; the protein is encoded by the coding sequence ATGTCTCACAATGAAGCAGAAAAATTTTATGCTGATGGAAATTTTGCGGGTGCATTTTCAATTTATGAAAATCTGGCAAAAAACGGCGACCCAAAAGCTCAAACAAGTTTAGGGTATCTATACCAAAATGGTGAAGGTGTTGAGCAGAGTTTTGAAAAAGCAAAAATGTGGTATGAAGAGGCGGTAAAAGTTGAATACCCGTTTGCACTTTTCAATTTGGGTGTTTTGTATTCAAATGGAACTGGAGTTGAAAAAGATGAGAAAATCGCTTTTGGTCTATTTTTAAAATCGGCAATTCTTGAAGTTCCACATGCACAATTTGAAGTTGGATATCTGCTTGAAAATGGAATCGGTTGCGACCAAAACTATTCAGAATCTGCTTTTTGGTATGAGGAATCTGCAAAACGGGGAAATATAGAAGCATTTAATAATTTAGGTGTTTTATATCGTGACGGTTTAGGAGTTGAGCAAAACCACCAAAAATCAGCACACCTTTTTAAAAGAAGTGCCGACATGGGAAACAGTTCCGCTATGTATAATTTGGGATTTTGCTACGACAACGGTTTAGGAGTTGAGCAAGATCACGATAAAGCATTGGAAAATCTACGAAAATCTGCACAACTTGGAAACGGAAAAGCACATGAAATGTTACAAAAACTCCGAGATACTGGAGAGTTTGCATTTTAA